One genomic segment of Thermodesulfobacterium sp. TA1 includes these proteins:
- a CDS encoding ABC transporter ATP-binding protein has translation MPSELYFFLRKIFSLIKPFWKTFFLGLFFAVISSLITGASTWAIKPIFNFVFVEKHYEYFIFVPLLMVVVFSLMGITSLLQAYFMKSVSAGVINNLRLKLFQKFLCLPVEKIAGQSHGQAVSKVINDTAQIEPILGEALTTIFQSSFSVIVLIAVALYQRWDLTLLAFITFPVIIFGSKALGTKTRKARKLAQASTGELTHKMQELLQGIKEIKLSPSPEKVVDLFAKELNRFYRWSLKITKYREGSKSLVDIVTGIGGAIIIGYGGFLTINGAMSPGSFLSVLTAILLIFNPIRKLSRSYTYLKEAQGAWIRIEEVLNLPVESGGNLKAFSPRQGFTFKEVYFRYFSAHDWVLKNVNLFLPANKIITFVGPSGSGKTTLASLLPRFFDPQKGEILLDGYNLKEFELKSLRNLFGMVLQEPFLFNLSIKENLLMAKPEASEEEIIEACKLAKAHDFILDLPYGYDTVLGEEGFNLSGGQKQRIALARVFLKKPPIIILDEATSQLDSITEEAIQEALDRLKGSHTIIVIAHRLSTVTKADLIFVFDKGEIVSQGTHQKLLDISPLYRNLYQTFQRCV, from the coding sequence TTGCCTTCAGAACTTTATTTTTTTTTAAGAAAAATTTTCTCTCTAATCAAACCATTTTGGAAAACATTTTTCCTTGGACTTTTTTTTGCGGTCATTAGTTCCCTTATTACTGGAGCCAGCACCTGGGCGATTAAACCCATCTTTAACTTTGTTTTTGTGGAAAAACACTACGAATACTTTATCTTTGTTCCTCTATTAATGGTGGTAGTCTTTAGCTTAATGGGTATTACTTCTTTACTTCAAGCTTATTTTATGAAATCAGTTTCGGCTGGGGTTATAAACAATCTTAGATTAAAACTATTCCAAAAATTTCTATGTCTACCTGTAGAAAAAATTGCTGGGCAAAGTCATGGACAGGCGGTATCAAAAGTAATAAACGATACCGCCCAAATAGAACCTATTTTAGGAGAAGCTTTAACCACAATTTTTCAAAGTTCTTTTTCTGTGATAGTGCTAATAGCTGTTGCTTTATATCAACGATGGGACCTGACTTTGTTAGCTTTTATTACTTTTCCTGTAATTATCTTTGGCAGTAAGGCCTTAGGTACTAAAACCAGAAAGGCAAGAAAACTTGCTCAAGCCTCAACCGGAGAGCTAACCCACAAAATGCAAGAACTCCTACAAGGGATTAAAGAGATTAAACTTAGTCCCTCTCCTGAAAAAGTAGTAGACCTGTTTGCCAAAGAGCTTAATCGATTTTACCGTTGGAGCCTTAAAATTACCAAATATAGAGAAGGGTCCAAAAGTTTAGTAGACATAGTTACAGGAATAGGAGGGGCTATTATTATAGGATATGGGGGCTTCCTTACCATAAACGGTGCTATGAGTCCAGGAAGTTTTCTCTCAGTATTAACCGCTATCCTTCTTATCTTCAATCCTATAAGAAAACTTTCCAGGTCTTATACCTATCTCAAAGAAGCCCAAGGAGCTTGGATAAGGATAGAAGAGGTGCTTAACCTTCCGGTTGAGTCAGGAGGAAATCTTAAAGCCTTTTCCCCCAGACAAGGGTTTACCTTTAAAGAGGTTTATTTTCGATATTTCTCAGCCCATGATTGGGTCTTAAAAAACGTCAACCTCTTTTTACCTGCTAATAAGATTATTACTTTTGTTGGACCCAGTGGTTCTGGAAAAACCACCTTAGCTTCCCTTCTCCCCCGTTTTTTTGACCCTCAAAAAGGAGAAATTCTGTTAGACGGATACAATCTTAAAGAATTTGAATTAAAGAGTCTAAGAAATCTTTTTGGAATGGTTCTCCAAGAGCCCTTTTTGTTTAATCTTAGTATAAAAGAAAACCTTCTTATGGCCAAACCTGAGGCTTCAGAAGAAGAAATCATAGAGGCCTGTAAATTAGCTAAGGCTCACGATTTTATCTTGGACCTCCCTTATGGTTATGATACAGTGTTAGGAGAAGAAGGTTTTAACCTTTCTGGAGGTCAGAAACAAAGGATAGCCCTTGCTAGGGTTTTCCTCAAAAAACCTCCGATTATTATTTTAGACGAAGCTACCAGCCAGCTTGATTCCATCACTGAAGAGGCAATTCAAGAGGCATTAGACCGACTTAAAGGTTCTCACACCATCATCGTCATAGCCCATAGACTCTCAACGGTTACCAAGGCAGACCTTATATTTGTGTTTGATAAAGGTGAAATCGTCTCTCAAGGTACCCATCAAAAACTGCTTGATATTTCTCCTCTTTACAGGAACCTCTATCAAACCTTTCAAAGGTGCGTCTAA
- the vorB gene encoding 3-methyl-2-oxobutanoate dehydrogenase subunit VorB — MKKDKKILVKGVEAIALGALEADCKCYFGYPITPQNDIPEFMSRELPKRGGVFLQAESELAAINMVLGACATGTRAMTSSSSPGISLMCETFSYLAALELPAVVVNVMRGGPGLGGIETSQGDYFQATKGSGHGDFRFLVLAPSNAQEAYELTAKAFELAEKYRNPVMVLSDAILGQMKEPIVLKKLNIKKYPIETWALTGAKGRESRFFRSLFLDAEELRQHNLKLMKKYRLMKKEIRYEVDVDKDVDVLVVAFGSMARIAKEAITDLQNKGYQVGYFRPITLYPFPEAPLKEIVSQTKKSIKILVPEQNCGQMVEDVKLAVEGKAEVISLAYPPSVVPFPEDLKKEIKKCLSPSKSLKA; from the coding sequence ATGAAAAAAGATAAAAAGATTTTAGTCAAAGGCGTTGAGGCTATCGCTTTAGGTGCTTTAGAAGCCGATTGTAAATGCTATTTTGGATATCCTATCACCCCACAAAACGACATTCCAGAATTTATGTCAAGAGAACTTCCTAAGAGGGGTGGGGTATTTTTGCAGGCAGAAAGCGAGCTTGCAGCCATCAACATGGTGCTTGGTGCTTGTGCTACCGGGACGAGAGCTATGACCAGTTCTTCAAGCCCTGGGATTTCGCTTATGTGTGAAACCTTTTCTTACTTAGCTGCCCTTGAATTACCAGCAGTAGTGGTTAATGTGATGAGAGGTGGCCCTGGTTTAGGGGGGATTGAAACCTCTCAAGGCGATTATTTTCAAGCTACCAAAGGCTCTGGTCATGGAGATTTTAGATTTTTGGTGTTAGCCCCGTCTAATGCTCAAGAGGCTTATGAACTAACCGCTAAAGCCTTTGAGCTTGCAGAAAAATATAGAAATCCGGTAATGGTGCTTTCTGACGCAATTTTAGGACAGATGAAAGAACCTATTGTTCTAAAAAAATTAAACATCAAAAAATATCCTATAGAAACTTGGGCTTTAACCGGAGCTAAAGGTAGAGAAAGTAGGTTTTTTAGAAGTTTATTTTTAGATGCTGAAGAGCTTAGACAACACAACCTTAAGCTTATGAAAAAATATCGCTTGATGAAAAAAGAAATAAGATATGAAGTAGATGTGGATAAGGATGTTGATGTATTGGTTGTAGCCTTTGGTTCTATGGCAAGGATAGCCAAGGAGGCTATCACAGACCTTCAAAACAAAGGTTATCAGGTAGGATATTTTAGACCTATTACTTTATATCCTTTTCCAGAAGCTCCTTTAAAAGAAATCGTTAGCCAAACTAAAAAATCGATAAAGATTTTAGTCCCTGAACAAAACTGTGGACAGATGGTTGAGGATGTAAAATTGGCGGTTGAAGGTAAAGCCGAGGTAATTTCTTTAGCTTATCCTCCAAGCGTAGTCCCTTTTCCAGAAGACCTAAAAAAGGAGATTAAAAAATGCCTAAGCCCTTCGAAGTCCCTAAAAGCTTAA
- a CDS encoding zinc metalloprotease HtpX, translated as MVNFIKTFLFLAILTVLFIFVGKLIGGQTGMTIALVMAGLMNFIAYFFSDKIVLATSGAVPVEKHEDPELHAMVEEVARRAEIPKPKVYMIPVETPNAFATGRNPQNGVVAITAGIRKLLSPEELKGVIAHEIAHIKNRDILISTIAAVLVGAITYLAHMAQWAMMFGGLSRDEEDRNNPLALVVTLVAIIVIPIAATLIQLAISRSREFLADETGAKIIKNPLALARALEKLENWNRAYPMDVNPAKAQMFIVNPLSGKTLFKLLSTHPPIEERVARLMQLSKEIR; from the coding sequence ATGGTAAATTTTATAAAGACTTTTTTGTTCCTTGCTATTCTTACAGTTCTTTTTATTTTTGTTGGAAAGCTGATAGGTGGACAAACTGGGATGACTATAGCCCTCGTTATGGCGGGTTTGATGAATTTTATAGCCTATTTCTTTTCTGACAAAATCGTTTTAGCTACCAGTGGGGCTGTGCCTGTGGAAAAGCATGAGGACCCCGAGCTTCACGCGATGGTTGAAGAAGTAGCAAGAAGGGCTGAAATTCCTAAACCTAAGGTCTACATGATACCTGTGGAAACACCTAATGCCTTTGCAACCGGAAGAAATCCCCAAAACGGAGTAGTAGCAATTACCGCAGGAATTAGAAAGCTTCTTTCTCCTGAAGAGCTTAAAGGGGTTATAGCCCATGAAATAGCCCATATTAAAAACAGGGATATACTGATTTCTACTATCGCGGCGGTATTGGTAGGTGCTATAACTTATTTAGCTCATATGGCTCAATGGGCGATGATGTTTGGAGGTCTTAGTAGAGACGAAGAGGACAGAAATAATCCTCTTGCACTTGTGGTCACCTTGGTGGCTATCATAGTTATCCCTATAGCTGCTACTCTTATTCAGTTAGCTATAAGCAGAAGTAGAGAATTTTTGGCTGATGAAACCGGGGCTAAAATCATTAAGAATCCTTTAGCCTTGGCTCGTGCTTTAGAAAAACTTGAAAACTGGAATAGAGCTTATCCTATGGATGTAAATCCTGCAAAAGCTCAAATGTTTATCGTAAATCCCCTTTCTGGAAAAACTCTTTTTAAACTTCTTTCTACCCACCCACCTATAGAAGAAAGAGTTGCAAGGCTTATGCAACTATCTAAAGAAATAAGATAA
- a CDS encoding 2-oxoacid:acceptor oxidoreductase family protein: MRLELIVAGFGGQGVLFAGNLVAQAAMLADYHVTYLPVYGPEMRGGTCNCTVIISDSPIASPLVLNPSFSIILNLPSFLKFIPRLKNKGKAIINSDLVKPEEIDNLAILQQKYKLYFVPVNSLAESLGSPILANICALGAFYQISKVFSRENFKEAIKYMLGEGKAHLIEPNLKAFELGAKYIEEHYQNR; the protein is encoded by the coding sequence TTGAGGTTAGAACTTATCGTGGCAGGTTTTGGAGGACAAGGAGTCCTTTTTGCAGGAAACTTAGTAGCCCAAGCTGCTATGCTGGCTGATTATCATGTAACCTATTTACCTGTTTATGGACCTGAAATGAGAGGAGGAACTTGCAACTGCACGGTGATCATCTCTGATTCTCCTATAGCCTCTCCTTTGGTGCTTAATCCTTCGTTTTCAATCATACTTAATCTTCCATCTTTTCTTAAATTTATACCAAGGCTTAAAAATAAAGGTAAAGCTATCATCAACTCAGATTTAGTAAAACCTGAAGAAATAGACAATTTAGCGATTTTACAACAAAAGTATAAACTCTATTTTGTGCCAGTAAATTCTTTAGCTGAAAGTTTAGGTTCTCCGATTTTAGCCAACATTTGTGCTTTAGGTGCCTTTTATCAGATATCTAAGGTTTTTTCTCGAGAAAACTTTAAAGAAGCTATAAAATACATGTTAGGGGAAGGGAAAGCTCATCTTATAGAACCTAACCTGAAAGCCTTTGAGCTTGGGGCTAAGTATATCGAAGAACACTATCAAAATCGATGA
- a CDS encoding DUF429 domain-containing protein, giving the protein MFFQINLEEFLGIDLAGSPKRPTGLAYIKDGVLITQLVYEDEPLLEKAVQFRYIYIDAPLSLPYGRSHIEQKTDQHFRECDLKLKELKIKFFPITLGGMRKLTLRGMKIKDFLISKNREVYEVFPGAFYDVYQIKRKDKQAILGFFKEFLNCLGISLEEKPYTQDELDGIACLLTGILQKSGLALELTGRDGCIIIPKPLKRSKNNG; this is encoded by the coding sequence ATGTTTTTCCAAATAAACTTAGAAGAGTTTTTAGGGATAGACCTTGCTGGTTCTCCTAAAAGGCCTACTGGGTTAGCTTACATTAAGGATGGTGTTTTAATAACTCAATTAGTTTATGAAGATGAGCCTCTTTTAGAAAAGGCGGTTCAGTTTAGGTATATCTATATAGATGCCCCCTTAAGCTTACCTTACGGTAGGTCCCACATAGAACAAAAGACCGATCAACATTTTAGAGAATGTGATCTAAAGCTTAAAGAATTAAAGATTAAATTTTTTCCTATTACCCTTGGCGGAATGAGAAAGCTTACCCTGAGAGGTATGAAGATTAAAGATTTTTTAATTTCAAAAAACAGAGAGGTTTACGAAGTGTTTCCAGGGGCTTTTTATGATGTTTATCAAATCAAGAGAAAGGATAAACAAGCTATTTTAGGTTTTTTTAAAGAATTTTTAAACTGTTTGGGGATATCTTTAGAAGAAAAACCTTATACTCAAGATGAGCTCGACGGTATAGCCTGTTTATTAACAGGAATTTTACAAAAATCCGGGTTGGCGTTAGAATTAACAGGTAGAGATGGTTGTATTATCATCCCTAAGCCTTTAAAAAGGAGTAAAAACAATGGATAA
- a CDS encoding NAD-dependent deacylase, translating to MDKIKQDLMKEVADLIKQGGVVAFTGAGISVESGIPPFRGAKGLWSKYNPEEYAYIETFLRNPEKVWIMLREMYRCFSEAKPNLAHLVLAEFETKGYLEAVITQNIDSLHQKAGSKKVIELHGSGDRLVCLDCEKEYPFIEEYLKLTPYPKCKRCNKPLKPAIVFFGEPLPEKALSQAFELVKSCKVLIVIGTSGVVYPAAYLPYEAKRSGAKIIEINPEESAYTNSITDYFFKEKAGEFFKNLSFFYN from the coding sequence ATGGATAAAATTAAGCAAGATTTAATGAAAGAGGTAGCGGATCTTATAAAACAAGGAGGGGTGGTTGCCTTTACAGGAGCTGGTATTTCAGTAGAAAGTGGAATACCTCCTTTTAGAGGGGCAAAAGGCTTATGGAGTAAATATAATCCTGAAGAATATGCCTATATAGAAACTTTTTTAAGAAATCCTGAAAAGGTATGGATTATGCTAAGAGAAATGTATCGGTGTTTTAGCGAAGCTAAGCCTAACCTCGCGCATTTAGTGCTTGCAGAATTTGAAACCAAAGGCTATCTTGAGGCAGTTATTACTCAAAATATAGATAGCCTTCATCAAAAGGCTGGTAGTAAAAAAGTGATAGAACTTCATGGAAGTGGGGATAGATTGGTTTGTCTTGATTGTGAAAAAGAGTATCCATTTATAGAAGAATACCTTAAGTTAACACCTTATCCTAAATGCAAAAGATGTAATAAACCATTAAAACCTGCCATAGTGTTTTTTGGAGAGCCTCTTCCAGAAAAAGCCTTAAGTCAAGCTTTTGAGCTTGTAAAAAGCTGTAAAGTACTTATAGTAATCGGGACTTCTGGGGTAGTCTATCCTGCTGCTTACCTTCCTTATGAAGCTAAACGCTCTGGGGCCAAAATAATAGAAATTAACCCTGAGGAAAGTGCCTATACTAACAGCATTACCGACTATTTTTTCAAAGAAAAGGCAGGTGAGTTTTTTAAAAATTTAAGTTTTTTTTATAATTAA
- a CDS encoding ferredoxin family protein, which translates to MFKIKIDENRCKACGLCIHFCPKQVLDFSEKRNLQGYKVVYAKNPEACTMCGVCYLVCPDIVFTREDQDEKR; encoded by the coding sequence ATTTTTAAGATAAAGATAGATGAAAACAGATGTAAGGCTTGTGGATTATGTATTCATTTTTGTCCAAAACAGGTTTTAGACTTTTCTGAAAAACGAAACCTTCAGGGTTATAAAGTAGTTTATGCTAAAAACCCTGAAGCTTGCACTATGTGTGGAGTTTGCTATCTTGTATGTCCTGATATAGTTTTTACTAGAGAGGATCAAGATGAAAAAAGATAA
- a CDS encoding thiamine pyrophosphate-dependent enzyme gives MPKPFEVPKSLKKTPFHYCPGCHHGIAHRLVCEVIDELGIQDKSLAISSIGCSVFLYFYIDVDMTEAPHGRACAAATGAKRARPDLIVFTYQGDGDFAAIGFNESFQAAARGEKITAIMINNNIYGMTGGQASPTTLPGQKTTTTPTGRDPEIFGYPPKVAEILANLEGVAYSARVAMNTPKRIVETKKAIKNAFLAQIHDLGFGFVEILSTCPINWKMDPVSAVKQVDKVVEYFPLGVFKDNVTSFLKNQK, from the coding sequence ATGCCTAAGCCCTTCGAAGTCCCTAAAAGCTTAAAAAAGACCCCTTTTCACTATTGTCCTGGATGCCATCATGGAATAGCCCATAGGTTGGTTTGTGAGGTTATAGATGAGCTGGGTATCCAAGATAAAAGTTTAGCTATTTCTTCTATCGGATGCTCGGTTTTTCTCTATTTCTACATAGACGTAGACATGACCGAAGCCCCTCATGGAAGGGCTTGCGCTGCAGCTACCGGTGCTAAAAGGGCAAGACCTGATTTAATAGTTTTTACCTATCAAGGAGATGGGGACTTTGCTGCCATAGGTTTTAACGAAAGTTTTCAAGCAGCTGCAAGAGGAGAAAAAATTACCGCTATTATGATTAACAATAACATATATGGAATGACAGGGGGGCAGGCCTCCCCTACTACCCTTCCAGGACAAAAAACCACTACTACCCCCACAGGAAGAGACCCAGAAATTTTTGGCTACCCTCCTAAGGTTGCAGAAATTTTGGCCAATCTTGAAGGGGTTGCCTATTCAGCTAGAGTAGCCATGAACACCCCTAAAAGGATAGTTGAGACTAAAAAAGCCATCAAAAACGCCTTTTTAGCCCAAATACACGATTTAGGGTTTGGTTTTGTAGAAATTCTTTCTACCTGTCCTATCAACTGGAAGATGGACCCTGTGTCTGCGGTTAAACAAGTAGACAAGGTAGTTGAATACTTTCCTTTAGGTGTTTTTAAAGATAATGTAACTTCTTTTTTAAAAAATCAAAAATAA
- the dtd gene encoding D-aminoacyl-tRNA deacylase: MKAVIQRVKEASVSVEGKIVSQINQGLLVLACVEKGDDEKIVDWMADKVINLRIFPDQQGKFNLSLKDLNGEILLISNFTVCGHLKKGTRPSFHLAEEPTKAEATLRLLAEKIRQKGLMVKEGIFGAHMEIFLVNDGPVTIVLEKTKPSKEG, from the coding sequence ATGAAAGCTGTTATTCAACGAGTTAAAGAGGCCTCTGTTTCTGTAGAAGGAAAAATTGTTTCTCAGATAAACCAAGGTCTTTTGGTTTTAGCTTGTGTAGAAAAAGGAGACGATGAGAAAATCGTTGATTGGATGGCTGACAAGGTCATTAACTTAAGAATTTTTCCAGACCAACAAGGAAAATTTAACCTAAGCTTAAAGGATTTAAACGGTGAAATTTTGTTGATTTCAAACTTTACGGTATGTGGTCATCTTAAAAAAGGAACCCGCCCTTCTTTTCATTTAGCAGAAGAGCCAACTAAGGCAGAGGCTACTTTAAGACTGTTAGCAGAAAAAATCAGACAAAAAGGGTTGATGGTAAAAGAAGGAATTTTTGGGGCTCATATGGAGATTTTTCTTGTTAACGATGGCCCCGTAACCATTGTTTTAGAAAAAACTAAACCCTCTAAAGAGGGTTAA
- the fbp gene encoding fructose-1,6-bisphosphate aldolase/phosphatase — protein sequence MKLTLSVIKADIGGFVGHSSVHKDVLAKVREVAEEGKDRGIIRDLSVLVCGDDIALVMTHTKGVDSSDVHELAWNAFKEGTEVAKKLKMYGAGQDLLSDAFSGNVKGMGPGVAEMEFVERKSEPVIVFFADKTSPSAWNLPLYEMFADPMNTAGLVIDPSMHEGFIFDVMDAYTGMGIQLKTPEELYDLLVFIGATSRYVVRAVYRKSDGEIAAAASTQKLSFMAGRYVGKDDPVLIVRAQSGFPAVGEILEPFARPWLVEGWMRGSHTGPLMPVSFKNAKPTRFDGPPRVIAAGYQIADGYLVGPSDLFDDPAFDKAREECNKMADILRRQGIFELHRLPPEEMEYTTLPKVLEKLKDRFKLVETGKPKFSSEGEIAE from the coding sequence ATGAAACTTACATTATCGGTGATAAAGGCAGACATAGGAGGTTTTGTAGGTCATTCTTCAGTCCATAAAGATGTGCTTGCTAAGGTAAGAGAAGTAGCCGAGGAAGGGAAAGATAGAGGAATAATAAGGGACCTCTCAGTTTTAGTTTGTGGGGATGATATAGCCTTGGTTATGACCCATACTAAAGGGGTTGATTCTTCTGACGTGCATGAACTTGCTTGGAATGCCTTTAAAGAAGGGACAGAGGTTGCCAAAAAATTAAAGATGTATGGGGCAGGGCAGGATCTTCTTAGCGATGCCTTTTCAGGAAACGTTAAAGGGATGGGTCCAGGGGTAGCAGAGATGGAGTTTGTGGAGAGGAAAAGTGAACCTGTCATCGTCTTTTTTGCAGATAAAACCTCTCCCAGTGCTTGGAACCTTCCTCTTTATGAAATGTTTGCTGATCCGATGAATACCGCAGGGTTGGTAATAGATCCTTCTATGCACGAAGGTTTTATTTTTGATGTAATGGATGCTTATACCGGTATGGGGATTCAACTTAAAACCCCTGAAGAGCTTTATGACCTTTTAGTTTTTATAGGTGCTACCAGTCGATATGTAGTTAGGGCGGTTTATAGAAAGTCTGACGGAGAGATAGCTGCTGCTGCCTCCACTCAAAAGCTTTCTTTTATGGCAGGAAGGTATGTAGGAAAAGACGACCCGGTCCTTATTGTGAGAGCTCAAAGCGGTTTCCCAGCGGTAGGAGAAATCTTAGAGCCCTTTGCCAGGCCTTGGCTGGTAGAAGGATGGATGAGAGGGTCTCACACAGGTCCTCTTATGCCGGTTTCTTTTAAAAATGCTAAACCTACCAGGTTTGATGGTCCTCCCCGTGTAATAGCTGCTGGTTATCAGATAGCAGATGGTTATCTGGTCGGTCCATCAGATCTTTTCGATGACCCAGCATTTGATAAAGCCAGGGAAGAATGTAATAAGATGGCTGACATTTTAAGACGTCAAGGGATTTTCGAACTTCATAGACTTCCTCCTGAAGAAATGGAATACACCACCCTTCCTAAGGTGCTCGAAAAGTTAAAAGATAGGTTTAAATTGGTAGAAACAGGAAAACCTAAATTTTCTTCTGAAGGAGAGATCGCCGAATAA
- a CDS encoding glycine cleavage system protein H, translated as MFKVPEDRLYTEGHLWVKKKKKKLVRIGITEYFSLKNMEIIDIDLPEEEEEFEKDEIFGSIETIEQVFDLLMPVSGKVVKVNEKVLEDIEILNEDPLDEGWLIEVEMVNPGELEELLPPEDYELRLEDLEEAGTEKFLEEEEE; from the coding sequence ATGTTTAAGGTTCCTGAAGATCGCCTCTATACGGAAGGGCATCTATGGGTGAAAAAGAAGAAAAAAAAGTTGGTACGAATAGGTATTACTGAATATTTTAGTCTTAAAAATATGGAAATCATAGACATAGACCTTCCTGAAGAGGAAGAAGAGTTTGAGAAAGACGAAATCTTCGGAAGTATTGAAACCATAGAACAGGTTTTCGACCTTTTGATGCCTGTTTCTGGTAAAGTGGTTAAAGTTAACGAGAAGGTTTTAGAGGACATAGAAATCCTCAACGAAGACCCATTGGATGAAGGTTGGCTTATCGAGGTGGAAATGGTCAATCCAGGTGAACTCGAAGAGCTTTTACCTCCGGAAGATTATGAACTACGTCTCGAAGACTTAGAAGAAGCAGGTACAGAAAAGTTTTTGGAGGAAGAAGAAGAATGA
- the fabD gene encoding ACP S-malonyltransferase: MIACIFPGQGSQYIGMGKEFYDHFSYVTDLFIKSEKITGIPVRKLCFEGPMEELTQTENLQVCLTVINLGCFAVFVNEVLKGDKSKISFVAGHSLGEYSALFAAEVLSLEEVLLAVKLRGKVMQEAGGKTPSGMYAIIGLEKNEVENLINQVEGLVVVANFNSPKQLVISGELKAIEEVAQKVKALGGKAVKLKVSAGFHSPFMKEAEEKLAPFLENLSWEDPKIPVVSNVSGKIETEAERLKTLMKSQMTSSVRWTDCVQCMYQNGGRTFVELGPKKVLCNLITQTLENQPFHCFNLENLETLSNLEKTLQINLVR; the protein is encoded by the coding sequence ATGATTGCCTGTATATTTCCTGGACAAGGTTCTCAGTATATAGGTATGGGAAAAGAATTTTATGACCATTTTTCTTATGTAACAGACCTTTTTATAAAAAGCGAAAAGATTACAGGTATCCCGGTTAGAAAATTATGTTTTGAAGGACCGATGGAGGAGCTTACCCAAACAGAAAACCTGCAAGTATGTCTAACAGTGATTAACCTCGGTTGCTTTGCTGTATTTGTGAACGAGGTTTTAAAGGGTGATAAAAGTAAAATTTCTTTTGTAGCCGGTCATAGTCTGGGAGAATACAGTGCCCTTTTTGCGGCTGAGGTTTTATCACTTGAAGAGGTTCTTTTAGCCGTTAAGCTTAGAGGAAAGGTTATGCAAGAAGCAGGTGGTAAAACCCCTTCTGGAATGTATGCTATCATCGGATTAGAAAAAAACGAAGTCGAAAACCTCATAAATCAAGTCGAAGGCTTGGTAGTGGTGGCTAATTTTAACTCCCCTAAGCAATTAGTCATAAGCGGTGAACTTAAAGCCATAGAAGAAGTAGCCCAAAAAGTTAAAGCCTTAGGAGGGAAGGCTGTAAAACTGAAGGTAAGCGCTGGATTTCACAGTCCTTTTATGAAAGAAGCAGAAGAAAAACTTGCTCCCTTCTTAGAAAATCTTTCTTGGGAGGACCCTAAAATACCTGTAGTAAGTAATGTCTCCGGTAAGATTGAAACCGAAGCTGAAAGGCTTAAAACCCTTATGAAGTCTCAAATGACCTCTTCTGTAAGGTGGACTGACTGTGTTCAGTGTATGTACCAAAATGGGGGGAGGACTTTCGTGGAACTTGGTCCTAAAAAGGTATTATGTAATCTCATCACCCAAACTTTAGAAAACCAACCTTTTCACTGTTTTAACTTAGAAAATTTAGAAACTTTATCAAACTTAGAAAAGACTTTACAAATAAATTTGGTAAGATAA
- a CDS encoding EscU/YscU/HrcU family type III secretion system export apparatus switch protein encodes MKDLNKQKTAVAIKYEPEEEAPKVVAKGKGYLAELILEIAKNNNIPIKKDSKLVQELYKLEIEKPIPPELYKTVAAILAWAYNLNQKLKDKFIKNFLK; translated from the coding sequence ATGAAAGACCTAAACAAACAAAAAACCGCAGTAGCTATTAAGTATGAGCCAGAAGAAGAAGCGCCAAAAGTAGTAGCTAAAGGAAAAGGTTACCTTGCAGAACTTATTCTTGAAATAGCTAAAAACAATAATATTCCTATAAAAAAAGATTCCAAATTGGTCCAAGAACTGTATAAACTTGAGATAGAAAAACCTATTCCTCCTGAACTTTATAAAACAGTAGCTGCTATATTAGCTTGGGCTTACAATCTTAATCAGAAATTAAAAGATAAATTTATCAAAAATTTTCTTAAATAA